In the Paramisgurnus dabryanus chromosome 5, PD_genome_1.1, whole genome shotgun sequence genome, one interval contains:
- the cyb5d2 gene encoding neuferricin, giving the protein MFKYLIVLISVVLAVWTVPEWLTFPIYGSVVNVLQSWLRHTSGLSASTPERMLTEDELSLYNGEQNSKGLYLAILGQVFDVERGRKHYGPGGSYHFFTGRDASRAFITGDFTETGLSSDVSDFADSQIVALHDWLTFYQRDYTPVGKLIGRFYTETGQPTDALRQVESFLSEGLKKKAQAQNEMQLYPSCNSEWSESNGGRVWCSKKSGGIQRDWVGVPRMLFTPGSGHSRCVCIQLSNPMHSENRNLREYTDCPPHADSCRITKEKLQA; this is encoded by the exons atgtttaaatatttaatagttCTTATTTCAGTGGTCTTGGCCGTATGGACGGTGCCCGAATGGCTCACATTTCCGATTTATGGAAGTGTTGTAAATGTATTACAGTCGTGGCTGCGGCACACCAGTGGTCTGTCAGCATCTACTCCGGAGCGCATGCTGACCGAAGATGAGCTGTCTCTTTATAACGGAGAGCAGAACAGTAAAGGATTGTACCTGGCGATTTTAGGACAGGTGTTTGACGTTGAAAGAGGGAGGAAACACTACGGCCCTGGGGGCAGTTACCATTTTTTCACAG GTCGCGATGCATCACGGGCGTTTATCACAGGTGATTTTACAGAAACAGGTTTATCAAGTGATGTCTCGGATTTCGCTGACTCACAGATTGTGGCTCTTCATGACTGGTTGACATTTTATCAGAGGGACTACACTCCAGTAG GTAAATTGATTGGCCGATTCTACACAGAGACCGGGCAGCCCACAGATGCCTTGCGGCAGGTGGAGTCTTTCTTGTCCGAAGGGTTGAAGAAAAAAGCTCAGGCTCAGAATGAGATGCAGCTTTACCCATCATGTAACTCAGAGTGGAGTGAATCCAATGGGGGACGGGTATGGTGCTCCAAAAAGAG CGGTGGAATTCAAAGAGACTGGGTTGGAGTACCCAGAATGCTCTTCACCCCTGGATCTGGCCACTCCCGATGTGTGTGTATTCAACTGTCCAATCCAATGCATTCAGAAAACCGAAATCTCAGAGAGTACACGGATTGTCCTCCTCACGCCGACTCCTGTCGTATCACCAAAGAAAAACTTCAAGCGTAG
- the ankfy1 gene encoding rabankyrin-5: protein MAEEEVQKLQKHLALLRQEYVKMQQKLVETERRCSVLAAQVSLPGSASQASDSFINRLLTIVADLYQQDQYSDLKVKIGEKQLSAHKFVLAARSDVWSLANLASTSELDLSDAKPEVALAMLRWVYTDELELNGDDGFLIDLMKLSNRFHLHLLRERCEKGVMSSVNVRNCIRFYQTAEELDAATLMNYCAEIIASHWDDLRKEDFSTMDAQLLYKMIKSKTEYPLHKAIKVEREDVVFLYLIEMDAQLPGKLNEMDNNGDLALGLALSKKLESIATTLVNNKADVDMVDQSGWSLLHKAIQRGDEFASTFLIRHAAQVNASTVGAVETPLHLVCSFSPKKHSGEVMTGMAHIAEALLKAGANPNMQNSKGRTPLHEAVVSGNEPVFNQLLQCKHLDLDLKDHEGSTALWLALQYITVASDPSVNPFRDEAPVVNGTSFDENSFAARLIQRGSNPDAPDSKINCLMQRAAIAGSEAAAIFLATHGAKVNHTNKWGETPLHTACRCGLAGLTAELLQQGANPNLQTNSALPDGTEKSHGVARQSPLHLAIAHNHPDVVSVILEQKANALHATNNLQIIPDFSLKDSMDQTVLGLALWTGMHNIAAQLLGSGASINDTMSDGQTLLHMAIKRQDSKSALFLLEHQADINVRTQEGQTALQLAISNQLPLVVDAICTRGADMSVVNEKGDPPLWLALENGLEDIASTLVRHGCDATCWSSGPGGCQQTLLHRAIDENNEISACFLIRSGCDVNSPRRPGPNGEGDEEARDGQTPLHLASSWGLDEVAQCLLEFGANVNAQDAEGRAPIHIAISNQHNVIIQLLISHPDIRLNIRDRQGMTPFACAMTHKNNKAAEAILKREPGAAEQVDNKGRNFLHCAVQNSDIESVLFLISVQANVNSRVQDSAKLTPLHLAVQAGSEIIVRNLLLAGAKVNELTKHRQTALHLAAQQDLCTICSVLIENGVDFAAIDENGNNALHLAVMQGRLNNVRALLTESNIDAEAYNLRGQSPMHVLGQYGKENAAAIFDLFLECMPEYPLDKPDNEGNTVLLLAYMKGNANLCRAIVRSGARLGVTNNQGISIFNYQVATKQLLFRLLDMLSKEPPWCDGSNCYECATKFGVTTRKHHCRHCGRLLCYKCSIKEVPIIKFDLTKPVRVCDICFDVLTLGGVS, encoded by the exons ATGCCAAACCAGAAGTTGCTCTGGCGATGTTGCGCTGGGTTTACACAGATGAGCTTGAGTTGAATGGGGACGATGGCTTCCTTATCGACCTGATGAAGTTATCCAACCGCTTTCATCTGCACCTCCTGAGAGAAAG ATGTGAAAAAGGTGTGATGTCGTCAGTGAATGTGAGGAACTGTATCAGATTTTACCAGACAGCCGAAGAGCTCGATGCCGCGACATTGATGAACTATTGCGCAGAGATCATTGCCAGTCACTGG GATGACCTTCGGAAAGAGGACTTTAGTACCATGGATGCTCAACTGCTCTATAAGATGATCAAGTCCAAAACAGAGTACCCCCTTCACAAAGCAATAAAAGTTGAAAGAGAAGATGTGGTCTTCCTTTATCTAATAGAGATGGACGCCCAG TTACCTGGAAAACTGAACGAGATGGATAATAATGGAGACTTGGCACTAGGTCTAGCTCTGTCTAAGAAACTCGAGAGCATCGCCACCACACTGGTCAACAACAAGGCGGATGTAGACATGGTGGACCAGAGTGGCTGGAGTCTTCTACACAAAGCTATCCAGAGAG GAGATGAATTTGCTTCCACTTTTCTGATCCGTCACGCCGCACAGGTGAACGCATCAACGGTGGGGGCGGTGGAGACACCCCTGCACCTGGTCTGCTCTTTCAGCCCTAAGAAACACAGTGGAGAAGTCATGACTGGCATGGCTCACATCGCTGAAGCTCTGCTCAAAGCTGGTGCCAACCCTAACATGCAAAACAGCAAAGGACG AACGCCTTTACATGAAGCCGTGGTGTCTGGAAACGAGCCGGTCTTTAaccagttgcttcaatgcaaaca TTTGGACCTGGATTTGAAGGATCATGAAGGCAGCACCGCCCTGTGGTTGGCCCTGCAGTACATCACTGTGGCCTCTGACCCCTCCGTAAACCCTTTCAGAGACGAAGCCCCGGTTGTGAACGGGACCTCGTTTGATGAGAACAGCTTTGCAGCGCGACTCATACAGAGAGGAAGCAATCCTGACGCTCCAGACTCTAAAA TAAACTGTCTCATGCAGAGAGCAGCTATTGCAGGAAGTGAAGCAGCTGCCATCTTCCTGGCAACGCACGGGGCTAAAGTCAATCACACTAACAAATGG GGGGAGACACCGCTCCATACAGCATGTCGCTGTGGGTTGGCAGGGCTGACGGCAGAGTTGCTTCAACAGGGTGCGAATCCTAACCTGCAGACCAACAGCGCCCTGCCTGACGGCACAGAGAAGAGCCATGGAGTCGCCCGGCAGAGCCCACTACACCTGGCCATTGCACACAACCACCCCGATGTGGTGTCTGTCATACTAGAGCAGAAAG CCAATGCACTACATGCCACCAACAACCTGCAGATCATCCCAGACTTCAGCCTTAAAGACTCTATGGATCAGACTGTCCTGGGTCTTGCACTGTGGACTG GTATGCACAATATTGCTGCACAGCTTTTGGGTTCTGGAGCATCCATTAATGACACCATGTCTGATGGACAAACGTTACTGCACATGGCCATTAAGAGACAAGACAGCAAGAGCGCCCTCTTCCTGCTGGAGCACCAAGCTGATATCAATGTCAG GACGCAGGAGGGGCAGACTGCTCTGCAATTAGCCATTAGTAACCAACTCCCATTGGTGGTGGATGCCATCTGCACCAGAGGAGCTGATATGTCGGTGGTAAATGAGAAGGGTGATCCACCACTCTGGCTTGCTCTGGAGAACGGTCTGGAGGACATCGCCTCAACGCTG GTCAGGCACGGCTGTGATGCGACCTGCTGGAGTTCAGGACCTGGAGGATGTCAGCAGACTCTGCTCCATAGAGCCATCGATGAGAACAACGAGATCTCGGCCTGCTTCCTCATACGCAG TGGCTGTGATGTAAATAGCCCCAGGAGACCAGGTCCTAATGGTGAGGGCGATGAGGAGGCGAGAGACGGACAGACCCCTCTTCACCTGGCTTCCTCCTGGGGTCTTGATGAGGTGGCACAGTGCCTTCTGGAGTTTGGAGCCAATGTGAACGCACAG GATGCAGAGGGGCGTGCTCCTATCCATATCGCCATCAGCAACCAGCACAACGTCATCATTCAGCTGCTCATCTCCCACCCTGATATCCGCCTGAATATTCGAGACAGACAGGGCATGACACCGTTTGCCTGTGCCATGACCCACAAGAATAACAAAGCCGCTGAAGCTATTCTCAAGAGAGAACCTGGTGCTGCCGAACAG GTGGACAACAAAGGTCGCAACTTCCTGCACTGTGCCGTGCAGAATTCGGACATCGAAAGTGTGCTCTTCCTCATCAGTGTGCAGGCCAACGTGAACTCTAGAGTTCAGGACAGTGCCAAACTCACACCTCTGCACCTGGCTGTGCAAGCAGGATCTGAGATAATCGTCAGAAACCTG CTTCTGGCTGGTGCTAAAGTAAACGAGCTGACCAAACATCGGCAGACAGCGCTGCATCTCGCTGCACAACAGGATCTTTGCACAATCTGCTCCGTCTTGATTGAGAACGGCGTTGACTTTGCCGCCATAGACGAGAATGGAAACAATG CACTCCACCTTGCAGTGATGCAGGGGCGTCTGAACAACGTGCGCGCTCTTCTCACAGAGTCCAACATCGATGCGGAGGCTTACAATCTCAG AGGTCAATCCCCAATGCATGTCCTCGGTCAGTACGGGAAGGAGAATGCGGCGGCCATCTTTGACCTGTTTTTAGAATGCATGCCCGAGTATCCCCTAGATAAACCTGACAATGAGGGGAACACAG TTCTTCTGTTAGCCTATATGAAAGGAAACGCAAACTTGTGTCGTGCTATCGTGAGGTCCGGAGCTAGACTTGGTGTCACTAACAACCAAGGCATCAGCATCTTTAACTATCAGGTTGCCACTAAGCAGCTTCTGTTCCGCCTACTAG ATATGCTGTCCAAAGAGCCCCCATGGTGTGATGGATCGAACTGCTATGAGTGTGCGACCAAATTTGGGGTCACCACTAGAAAACATCACTG CCGCCATTGTGGGCGTCTGCTCTGCTATAAGTGCTCTATAAAAGAGGTGCCCATTATTAAATTTGACCTGACCAAACCTGTGCGCGTATGCGACATCTGCTTTGATGTACTGACATTGGGCGGTGTGTCCTAA